The proteins below are encoded in one region of Hordeum vulgare subsp. vulgare chromosome 3H, MorexV3_pseudomolecules_assembly, whole genome shotgun sequence:
- the LOC123439355 gene encoding WUSCHEL-related homeobox 10-like yields MEQHHHGQAPTPTHRGGRSSEGGEPTTTRSRWAPKPEQILILESIFNSGMVNPAKDETARIRLLLERFGAVRDANVFYWFQNRRSRSRRRARQLQQSCGGTGDADQLPSNAVLAGHGYHGIGTSPYNAMQYGQLCGGVPAAAVTAAPHFLVDDADSGDDLFAIPRQMGLMARGGESQHSYTATDASQLSYQATVPGTTMPVFINGTVYDVPSTGALDVAGTFGSDVILVHSSGEILPVNERGVLMKSLQMGECYYLVFRSI; encoded by the exons ATGGAGCAGCACCACCACGGCCAGGCTCCCACTCCCACGCACCGCGGCGGCCGCAGCAGCGAGGGGGGCGAGCCGACGACGACGCGGTCCCGGTGGGCGCCCAAGCCGGAGCAGATCCTGATCCTGGAGTCCATCTTCAACAGCGGCATGGTGAACCCGGCCAAGGACGAGACGGCGCGCATCCGGCTCCTCCTCGAGCGCTTCGGCGCCGTCCGTGACGCCAACGTGTTCTACTGGTTCCAGAACCGCCGCTCCCGCTCCCGCCGCCGTGCACGCCAGCTCCAGCAGTCCTGCGGCGGCACCGGGGACGCGGACCAGCTCCCCTCCAACGCGGTCCTGGCCGGCCACGGCTACCACGGCATCGGCACCTCCCCCTACAACGCCATGCAGTACGGGCAGCTCTGCGGCGGCGTGCCAGCGGCCGCGGTCACCGCGGCGCCCCATTTCCTGGTAGACGACGCCGACAGCGGAGACGATCTCTTCGCCATCCCCCGTCAAATGGGCCTCATGGCGCGCGGCGGCGAAAGCCAGCACAGCTACACGGCCACGGACGCATCGCAACTAAGCTACCAAGCAACTG TTCCAGGGACGACGATGCCGGTGTTCATCAATGGCACGGTGTACGACGTGCCGAGCACCGGCGCGTTGGACGTGGCAGGCACATTCGGGAGTGATGTGATTCTGGTGCACTCCTCCGGCGAGATCCTCCCGGTGAACGAGCGCGGCGTCCTCATGAAGAGTCTGCAAATGGGCGAATGTTATTACCTG GTATTCAGATCGATCTAA
- the LOC123442688 gene encoding E3 ubiquitin-protein ligase PRT6-like, with protein sequence MAGIDGAGDAPAARLPELTPAERVQQKLIACGVPEEHLREDHQEGLLIYLEEHPHKVSEVTAAILSAGTDISEARKSSKKDEDGGGSSGSDAYSESLSWLQWMMFRNEPDGVLDDMEQSSAGERAVCGSVWGQNDLAYRCRTCENDSTCAICVPCFQNGNHEDHDYSIMYTGGGCCDCGDATAWKREGFCSRHKGAEQIKPLPEELARSVGPVLDELLLFWKERICLVEAPTHKSDEDSSCKSVAEGLTTSIADMLLRFCTSSESLLSFVSQRIRESPNLLDALTRAERLLDKEVLKNLHELLLKLITEPAFKYEFAKVFIQYYPGTFSEVIKGNNDNLLDEYRLIPTFSVQIFTVPTLTTRLVREHNLLGILLECLTVLFLSCVGEDGHLQTSKWGNLYDSSLRLLEDTRYVVSHEEVSKYVAYERPDLSRSWIKLLSLVQGMDPQKRVTSIHVEDENENLSSPFMLGHYIGIIQNLLIKGAFSSPGQQESTDVTVCSTAIKGMESAENQRHAKVGRVSQENLVCSLSTRESSSSSELPAPAICLIRQCLKAIETWLEPGPRRRKLSSLDASSTDARNFLALLEDTLTINKGGSSKQIGAVGMTVNEGSQIDDAADYHDIVGSPSQESDNMMLIDQGETPQAGNDSGKGKMQESSNGSDVQLHSENSISVALTDGSLLYAHPDSRIDELGILNMTSWPRVVFDVGSQETSFHIPLHRMLSLLLRKAMKKCFGEDAKPEESSVVQSNEFFSQVLKGYEPYGFASVVMEHPLRVRVFCAQVRAGMWRKNGDAAILSAEWYRSVQWLEQGLESDLFLLQCCAALSSPEFFVKTIQERFALSNYISLVLTEQNEYEPVLMQEMLIFLIQLVKERRFIGRSTADNLKRELIYKLAVGDATHSQIVKSLPRDLSSSDQLQSVLDSLAVYSNPSGMKQGKYVLRKAFWKELDLYHPRWNSREIQIAEERYYRFCKVSALNAQLPQWTHVFSPLRSISKIATSKAVLQIVRAVLFYAVYTDASSVSRAPDNVLVMGLHLLSLALDICESESQMYADKYGMDIVQHDAESWVVLSSYAEEAFPILTYSTESVSPDSDGVKNESMLTLLVSLMRKYKEENDSTFSGSKYCNVPSLVESLLKRFAKLSKQCMSALRQMAPQVVPSIPDHASTIQNSGSPDLMDKKAKARQRQAAIMAKMKAEQSKFAESMKASENEGLTAPTFEPDASSSTAIASEESRPVCSLCRDSDSKSPLCYLILLQKSRLATFVEMGNPSWDNLSQSKKTSGSFRREKSTDSSGAGSSSSEELVRDTTIEPSFELDSMEVDAFLDFSNEQHPLIRYISCFPSGRCAGNADDNISLETIEADVYKSIVNDLDGIQDAEQSLSTSNVTAGSKTSTSPKSSVLGTYVTCLSTKYRLSSFCDVASKSSAPVTIRNRFGPVDCDGIHISSCGHAVHQECHDRYLFSLKQRYIRRLGFEGGHIVDPDLGELLCPVCRRFANSILPASPDFSGITRKAMPIAQTTPTEAAASIHNLQSPRALALLESARKIVGQSTFLKAFPGNVNDTAEPALDPSLRRLTMLYYPRSKSSFSASERLSPSLFLWETLRYSVVSTEIASRDRMSSYSAQSKSCLESLRSELNSSSGFILSLLFRVSHSARVLNRREVLLRFEGIQLLAGSICSGISGDKDLLDATKRKGTSLPMVDPESEGEIFPDIQFWKQCADPVLAQDPFSSLMSALFCLPIEVLTSTEFFIPIVHLFYIVCVIQALITCYGQEAFDRSIFRGCLLNDVCQEMSGYDIAREYFVSKHIDPSCDPKDMVRRLTHPYLRRCALLWELLKSSSSAPLYDSSNIWEGSHLHLDSSTAEGNSSLAMELDGVRELEHLFQIQSLDLILKDECVHMLALRWSQHFCEDYRSRKYRGILFSTPAVPFRLMQLPPVYQVLLERYVKMHCPDCGSVPDEPALCLLCGKLCSPSWKPCCRAGKCLNHASQCGAGVGIFLLVRKTTILLQRSARLAFWPSLYLDAFGEEDHEMHRGKPLYLSQERYAALTYLVASHSLDRTSEVLRQTTISFYTSD encoded by the exons ATGGCCGGGATCGACGGCGCCGGGGACGCCCCCGCCGCGCGGCTGCCCGAGTTGACTCCCGCCGAGCGCGTCCAGCAG AAGCTGATTGCCTGTGGAGTTCCAGAAGAGCACCTGCGGGAGGACCATCAGGAAGGCCTGCTCATCTACTTGGAGGAGCACCCCCACAAGGTTTCTGAGGTCACGGCGGCCATCTTGTCAGCAGGCACCGATATATCCGAGGCCCGCAAGTCCTCGAAGAAGGATGAAGACGGCGGCGGCAGCAGCGGCAGCGACGCGTACAGCGAGAGCTTGTCGTGGTTGCAGTGGATGATGTTCCGCAACGAGCCGGATGGGGTGCTTGATGACATGGAGCAGAGCAGCGCGGGAGAGCGTGCTGTCTGCGGCTCTGTCTGGGGGCAGAACGACCTCGCTTACCGCTGCCGGACCTGTGAAAACGACTCCACGTGCGCCATCTGTGTTCCATGCTTCCAGAATGGTAACCACGAGGATCATGATTACTCCATCATGTATACAGGTGGTGGATGTTGTGACTGCGGCGATGCTACTGCCTGGAAGCGTGAAGGGTTCTGCTCCAGGCACAAGGGGGCCGAACAGATTAAGCCTCTTCCCGAGGAGCTTGCAAGGTCTGTGGGGCCTGTGCTGGATGAGCTCTTGCTGTTCTGGAAGGAGAGGATATGCCTGGTGGAAGCCCCAACTCACAAGTCTGACGAGGATAGCTCCTGCAAGAGTGTTGCTGAGGGGTTGACGACTTCTATTGCTGACATGCTGCTTCGCTTCTGCACCTCTAGTGAaagtcttcttagctttgtgtccCAAAGGATCCGTGAGTCCCCAAATCTCTTGGATGCATTGACGAGGGCGGAAAGGTTGCTGGACAAGGAAGTTCTGAAAAATTTGCACGAGCTGCTATTGAAGCTTATCACTGAACCAGCTTTTAAGTACGAGTTTGCCAAAGTTTTCATACAGTACTACCCTGGTACATTTTCTGAAGTTATTAAAGGGAACAATGATAATCTGCTGGACGAGTATCGACTGATACCGACCTTTTCTGTCCAAATATTTACGGTGCCTACACTGACTACAAGGCTTGTGCGGGAGCACAATTTGTTGGGTATTCTTCTTGAATGTTTGACGGTTCTATTTCTTTCTTGCGTTGGTGAGGATGGTCATTTACAG ACAAGCAAATGGGGAAATTTGTATGATTCTTCTCTTAGATTATTGGAAGATACACGCTATGTTGTGAGCCATGAGGAGGTTTCCAAGTATGTTGCTTATGAGAGGCCTGATCTATCAAGGTCATGGATTAAGCTGTTGTCACTTGTGCAAGGAATGGATCCTCAGAAGAGAGTGACAAGTATTCATGTTGAAGATGAGAATGAGAATCTATCTTCGCCTTTCATGCTAGGACATTATATTGGGATCATTCAGAATCTTTTGATAAAGGGAGCCTTTTCTTCTCCTGGGCAACAAGAGTCAACTGATGTTACTGTATGCTCCACTGCGATAAAAGGCATGGAAAGTGCCGAGAATCAGCGTCATGCTAAAGTTGGAAGGGTCTCCCAGGAGAACTTGGTATGCAGTTTAAGTACCAGAGAGAGTTCATCAAGCAGTGAATTACCAGCACCTGCTATCTGTTTAATTCGTCAGTGCTTGAAAGCTATTGAAACCTGGCTGGAACCTGGTCCCCGGAGGAGAAAGTTGTCATCCCTTGATGCTAGCAGCACTGATGCTCGCAATTTTCTTGCTTTGCTTGAAGACACTTTGACTATTAACAAAGGTGGATCAAGTAAACAGATTGGTGCGGTCGGCATGACGGTGAATGAAGGATCCCAAATAGACGATGCTGCAGATTATCATGATATAGTTGGTTCTCCTTCCCAAGAATCCGACAACATGATGCTGATAGATCAAGGAGAGACGCCTCAAGCTGGAAATGACTCAGGCAAGGGAAAGATGCAAGAAAGTAGCAATGGATCAGATGTACAATTACACTCTGAAAATTCTATTTCTGTTGCTCTGACAGACGGCAGCCTTTTATATGCTCACCCAGATTCAAGAATTGATGAACTAGGAATACTCAACATGACCAGCTGGCCTCGTGTCGTCTTTGATGTCGGTTCACAAGAAACATCTTTTCATATCCCATTACACCGTATGCTTTCTTTACTATTGCGTAAAGCAATGAAGAAATGTTTCGGAGAGGATGCCAAACCAGAGGAATCTTCagttgtgcagtccaatgagttctTCTCTCAGGTACTTAAAGGTTACGAGCCTTATGGGTTTGCTTCAGTTGTGATGGAGCATCCTTTAAGAGTGAGAGTATTTTGCGCACAAGTGCGTGCTGGAATGTGGCGCAAGAACGGAGATGCAGCTATACTGAGTGCTGAGTGGTACCGCTCCGTGCAGTG GCTTGAACAGGGCTTGGAGTCGGATCTGTTTCTGCTGCAATGCTGTGCTGCATTATCTTCTCCAGAGTTCTTTGTGAAGACCATTCAAGAAAGATTTGCTTTGTCGAATTATATATCTCTGGTTCTCACGGAACAGAATGA ATATGagccagttctgatgcaagaaatGCTAATATTTCTTATACAACTAGTCAAAGAACGCAGATTCATTGGGCGTTCAACAGCAGACAACTTGAAGAGAGAATTGATTTATAAATTGGCTGTTGGGGATGCCACCCATAGCCAGATTGTGAAGTCTCTTCCCAGGGACCTTTCATCAAGTGACCAACTTCAAAGTGTTCTAGATTCACTTGCAGTTTACTCTAATCCATCTGGAATGAAACAG GGCAAGTATGTGCTTCGCAAAGCATTctggaaggagttggacttgtatCACCCGCGCTGGAATTCCAGAGAAATACAGATTGCTGAAGAGAGATATTACCGTTTTTGCAAAGTTTCTGCTCTTAACGCTCAACTACCTCAGTGGACTCATGTTTTTAGCCCTCTGCGCAGTATTTCTAAAATTGCCACCTCCAAAGCTGTCCTTCAAATTGTTCGTGCTGTTCTCTTCTATGCTGTTTACACGGACGCATCATCGGTATCACGTGCCCCGGACAATGTTCTGGTGATGGGTTTGCACCTGCTTTCGTTGGCACTTGACATATGTGAATCCGAGAGTCAAATGTATGCGGACAAATATGGGATGGACATAGTGCAGCATGATGCTGAATCGTGGGTTGTCCTGTCATCGTATGCAGAAGAGGCTTTTCCCATATTGACCTACTCTACTGAATCAGTCTCTCCGGACTCTGACGGAGTAAAGAACGAGAGCATGCTAACCTTGCTTGTTTCACTCATGCGCAAGTACAAGGAAGAGAATGACAGCACTTTTTCTGGATCCAAGTACTGCAATGTTCCATCTCTAGTTGAGAGTTTGTTAAAAAGATTTGCCAAGTTAAGTAAGCAGTGCATGTCTGCCTTGAGACAAATGGCACCGCAAGTAGTTCCATCTATTCCGGATCATGCTAGCACTATACAAAATTCAGGATCTCCAGATTTGATGGACAAGAAAGCAAAAGCGCGCCAACGCCAAGCTGCAATCATG GCAAAAATGAAAGCAGAGCAGTCAAAATTTGCTGAAAGTATGAAGGCATCAGAAAATGAAGGGCTTACTGCTCCAACATTTGAGCCAGATGCATCCAGTTCAACCGCCATTGCCTCTGAAGAGTCACGGCCAGTTTGCTCTCTATGCCGGGATTCGGATTCCAAAAGTCCACTCTGCTATTTGATTCTTCTTCAG AAATCTCGGCTTGCAACTTTTGTTGAAATGGGCAATCCTTCCTGGGATAATTTgagtcaatcaaagaagacatctGGGTCCTTCAGACGGGAAAAATCAACTGATTCTTCAGGTGCTGGGTCTTCTAGTTCAGAGGAGCTTGTCAGGGATACAACTATAGAACCTTCCTTCGAATTAGacagcatggaagttgatgcattTCTTGATTTCTCAAATGAGCAACATCCACTGATTAGATATATATCATGTTTCCCAAGTGGACGCTGTGCTGGCAATGCAGATGACAATATCTCTCTTGAGACAATTGAGGCTGATGTATACAAGTCTATCGTAAATGATCTGGATGGCATTCAAGATGCTGAGCAGAGTTTGTCTACTTCAAATGTCACAGCTGGCTCCAAGACAAGCACAAGCCCTAAAAGTTCTGTTCTGGGAACGTATGTTACTTGTCTTTCAACGAAATACCGTCTTTCTTCTTTCTGTGATGTAGCCTCCAAATCTTCTGCCCCTGTAACAATAAGAAACAGATTTGGTCCTGTTGATTGTGATGGCATCCACATCTCTTCTTGTGGACATGCTGTACATCAAGAATGTCATGATCGATATTTGTTTTCCTTGAAACAAAG ATATATCAGGAGACTCGGTTTTGAAGGAGGACATATTGTTGATCCTGATCTG GGAGAGTTGCTGTGTCCAGTGTGTCGCAGATTTGCAAATTCCATTCTTCCAGCATCGCccgatttctctggtataactaggAAGGCGATGCCAATTGCTCAAACCACGCCTACTGAGGCTGCTGCAAGTATACATAACTTACAGTCCCCTCGTGCACTGGCCCTCCTTGAAAGTGCCAGAAAAATTGTTGGACAAAGCACATTTCTAAAAGCTTTTCCTGGGAATGTGAATGACACTGCAGAGCCAGCTTTAGATCCTTCCCTTCGAAGACTCACTATGCTTTACTATCCTCGCAGCAAAAGCAGCTTTTCAGCATCTGAAAGGCTAAGCCCATCCTTGTTTCTCTGGGAAACACTTCGGTACTCTGTTGTTTCTACAGAGATCGCTTCTCGTGATAGAATGTCAAGCTATTCTGCTCAATCGAAGTCTTGCTTAGAATCTCTGCGCAGCGAATTGAATTCATCGAGTGGATTCATATTGTCTCTGTTGTTTCGTGTTTCTCACTCTGCACGTGTTCTGAACCGCCGTGAGGTTCTTCTGAGATTTGAAGGTATCCAACTGTTAGCAGGGTCTATTTGCTCTGGTATTTCTGGCGATAAAGATCTTTTGGATGCTACTAAGCGAAAAG GCACTTCGCTACCTATGGTTGACCCGGAAAGTGAGGGCGAAATATTTCCTGATATTCAATTTTGGAAGCAGTGTGCTGATCCTGTCCTGGCTCAAGATCCATTTTCTTCATTGATGTCAGCACTTTTCTGCCTGCCCATTGAAGTTTTGACCTCCACAGAATTCTTCATCCCTATTGTTCATCTATTCTACATTGTTTGTGTCATTCAG GCACTAATAACATGCTATGGACAAGAAGCTTTTGACAGATCAATCTTCCGTGGCTGCCTTCTTAACGATGTTTGCCAGGAGATGTCAGGATATGATATTGCTAGAGAATATTTTGTATCTAAGCACATCGATCCTTCTTGTGATCCAAAAGATATGGTACGGAGATTAACACATCCTTATCTTCGGAGGTGTGCGTTGCTTTGGGAGCTGCTAAAATCCTCGTCCTCAGCACCCTTATATGACAGTTCCAATATTTGGGAAGGGTCACATCTTCACTTAGATAGTAGCACAGCGGAAGGCAATTCTTCACTCGCAATGGAGCTGGATGGAGTACGAGAACTGGAACACCTCTTTCAAATTCAGTCGCTGGACCTGATTCTCAAAGATGAGTGTGTACATATGCTTGCCTTAAGATGGTCTCAACATTTCTGTGAAGACTATAGATCTCGCAAGTATAGAGGCATCCTCTTTTCTACCCCTGCGGTCCCATTCAGGCTGATGCAGTTACCACCTGTCTACCAAGTTCTTCTAGAAAG ATATGTCAAGATGCATTGCCCTGATTGTGGTTCAGTGCCTGATGAGCCAGCTTTATGTTTGCTTTGTGGCAAGCTATGCTCACCTAGTTGGAAACCATGCTGCAG GGCCGGTAAATGCCTAAATCATGCGTCTCAGTGTGGTGCTGGTGTTGGCATATTTCTTTTGGTGAGG AAAACAACAATCCTGTTGCAACGATCGGCTCGTCTTGCATTTTGGCCATCTCTGTACCTTGATGCCTTCGGTGAGGAG GATCATGAAATGCACAGAGGAAAGCCTTTATATCTTAGCCAAGAAAGATATGCAGCCCTCACATATCTG GTGGCATCTCATAGCCTTGACCGGACTTCTGAAGTTCTGCGGCAAACAACTATCAGCTTTTATACATCTGATTAA